Proteins found in one Nitrosopumilus maritimus SCM1 genomic segment:
- a CDS encoding adenylate kinase encodes MAESKKIVLVGIPGVGKTTLLSKIVDHIKDHQKSISVVSYGTLMFEVAKENGLNDRDELRKLPIGKQQELQKVAAEKIAAHTEEIVIIDTHAFISSPEGYYPGLPEHVLKIIKPSNFVSVSAKPEEIYSRRMSDDTRNRDKITLANVKKELDVQSGMISACAVITGSPVKYILNREGKVDEAANKIINSLGL; translated from the coding sequence TTGGCAGAAAGTAAGAAAATTGTTTTAGTTGGAATCCCAGGAGTTGGGAAGACTACATTACTATCTAAAATTGTTGATCACATCAAAGATCATCAAAAGAGTATCAGTGTTGTAAGTTATGGAACTTTGATGTTTGAGGTTGCAAAAGAAAATGGTCTTAATGATAGAGACGAACTACGAAAACTCCCAATCGGAAAACAACAAGAACTACAAAAAGTTGCAGCTGAAAAGATTGCAGCACACACTGAAGAAATTGTAATCATTGACACACATGCATTTATCAGCTCTCCAGAAGGATACTATCCTGGATTACCAGAACATGTTCTCAAAATTATCAAACCATCAAACTTTGTCTCAGTATCTGCAAAGCCTGAGGAAATCTATAGCCGAAGAATGAGCGATGACACTAGAAATCGGGATAAAATCACCCTTGCAAATGTCAAGAAAGAGCTAGATGTCCAATCAGGTATGATTTCAGCATGTGCAGTAATTACAGGCTCACCAGTCAAGTACATACTCAATCGTGAGGGAAAGGTTGATGAAGCAGCAAATAAGATAATCAATTCATTAGGACTGTAA
- a CDS encoding EMC3/TMCO1 family protein codes for MDFSFILLFIESIPLQFDFFGGERGALGSDDPIIKGLILSMFAVTGFGILLNIFNAAVRKKMVDQVKLKRIMKETRGWQKERMAAMRSKDTARAAELNKKSAYMNKMSMEMMQMNMRPMMITFVPLILIFYLVLPQLFAYTVAVSPIPLNVIPGDMFQLTCTAEQAADPEHVCQTENALYLWAWYFLSSIAFSGIIMRLTKTSMDLS; via the coding sequence ATGGACTTTAGCTTTATTCTACTATTTATCGAATCAATACCTCTCCAGTTTGATTTCTTTGGAGGTGAAAGGGGTGCACTCGGAAGTGATGACCCAATAATCAAAGGACTGATTCTCTCAATGTTTGCAGTAACTGGGTTTGGTATTTTGCTTAACATCTTCAATGCCGCAGTTAGAAAGAAGATGGTTGATCAAGTAAAGCTAAAACGAATAATGAAAGAGACTCGTGGATGGCAAAAAGAAAGAATGGCAGCAATGCGTTCAAAAGATACTGCAAGAGCAGCTGAACTCAACAAAAAATCTGCATACATGAACAAGATGTCAATGGAAATGATGCAAATGAATATGAGACCAATGATGATTACTTTTGTCCCATTAATCTTGATATTTTATCTTGTATTGCCACAACTATTTGCTTACACTGTAGCTGTCTCTCCAATTCCTCTAAATGTGATTCCTGGAGATATGTTCCAACTTACTTGTACTGCAGAACAAGCAGCAGACCCTGAACATGTTTGTCAAACAGAAAATGCGTTATATCTTTGGGCTTGGTATTTCTTGTCTTCAATTGCATTTAGTGGCATTATTATGCGACTAACCAAAACATCAATGGATCTCAGTTGA
- a CDS encoding AAA family ATPase, protein MTKSIVISGPPAVGKTTVAKGLAEEFSLQYLSGGDVLKEMAKEQGFDSAGDDWWDTEEGMKFLNQREKNSEFDKKLDEKLTKLFNEGGMVITSYTLPWLIKDGIRIWLEGSHESSTKRMQTRDDMSSEDAYQITKQRFDKNKALYKKLYDFDFGDDKSVFDVIINTDNLTAQQVIDVAKETVRKLL, encoded by the coding sequence TTGACAAAATCCATTGTAATTTCAGGTCCTCCTGCTGTAGGAAAGACAACTGTTGCAAAAGGATTGGCAGAAGAATTTTCATTACAATATCTTAGTGGCGGTGATGTCCTCAAAGAGATGGCAAAAGAACAAGGTTTTGATTCTGCAGGTGATGATTGGTGGGACACAGAAGAAGGAATGAAGTTTCTCAACCAACGCGAAAAAAATTCTGAATTTGATAAAAAGTTGGATGAAAAACTAACAAAACTATTCAATGAGGGTGGAATGGTAATCACCAGCTATACACTCCCTTGGTTAATCAAAGATGGGATTAGAATCTGGCTTGAGGGGTCTCATGAGAGTAGCACAAAACGAATGCAAACTAGAGATGATATGAGTTCTGAGGATGCCTATCAAATCACAAAACAGAGGTTTGACAAAAACAAGGCTCTTTACAAAAAACTCTATGATTTTGATTTTGGTGATGACAAATCAGTTTTTGATGTTATAATAAATACTGACAATCTTACAGCACAACAAGTAATTGATGTTGCAAAAGAAACGGTGAGAAAACTACTATGA
- a CDS encoding RNA-guided pseudouridylation complex pseudouridine synthase subunit Cbf5, which translates to MTLKQLENLIEVDQDITDDAYGTYYDKRTIEQLLNYGIILLDKPPGPTSHETVAWTKRILKLPKIGHSGTLDPQVSGVLPLGLGEATKALGVLLFGPKEYHALGRVHSLPSKEKLHEVIESLTGEIYQKPPQRSAVVRQTRTRTIYEFEVLEQKERLLLTRVLCEAGTYIRKLYYDLGEILGPGATMIELRRTRVDQFRETDGLVTLHELANAFALWEEKKDDSKLKSMIQPVEHALSELKSVVIRDSAIDAMCHGAQLAIPGILQISPSLNKGDIVGIYTQKGEAVALAEATMSGQEIQDAVKGYAFETKRIIMAPNTYPKKWRTKPSSKE; encoded by the coding sequence ATGACTCTAAAACAATTAGAGAATCTAATTGAAGTTGATCAAGATATTACTGATGATGCATATGGCACATACTATGATAAAAGAACAATAGAACAATTACTAAACTATGGAATTATTTTACTAGACAAACCTCCTGGACCTACAAGTCATGAGACAGTAGCATGGACCAAAAGAATTTTGAAATTACCAAAGATTGGACATAGTGGAACGCTAGACCCACAAGTTTCAGGAGTACTTCCTTTAGGGTTGGGTGAGGCAACAAAAGCTCTAGGTGTATTGCTGTTTGGACCTAAAGAATACCATGCACTAGGACGTGTCCACTCGCTTCCATCAAAAGAAAAACTACATGAGGTAATCGAATCATTAACTGGAGAAATTTACCAAAAACCTCCACAACGTTCCGCAGTAGTTAGACAAACAAGAACTAGAACAATTTACGAATTTGAAGTATTAGAACAAAAAGAAAGACTGTTACTAACTAGAGTCCTATGTGAGGCTGGAACATACATTAGAAAATTATACTATGATCTAGGTGAAATTCTAGGACCTGGTGCAACCATGATTGAGCTTAGAAGAACTAGAGTTGATCAATTCAGAGAAACTGATGGATTGGTGACCCTCCATGAACTTGCAAACGCATTTGCTTTATGGGAAGAAAAGAAAGATGATTCTAAACTAAAGAGTATGATACAGCCTGTAGAACATGCACTAAGTGAGTTAAAATCAGTAGTAATTCGTGATTCTGCAATTGATGCAATGTGCCATGGTGCACAACTAGCAATTCCTGGAATTTTACAAATATCTCCTAGTTTGAACAAAGGTGACATTGTTGGAATTTACACACAAAAAGGAGAAGCAGTTGCATTAGCCGAAGCAACAATGTCTGGTCAGGAAATTCAAGATGCAGTAAAAGGATATGCATTTGAAACAAAGAGAATTATCATGGCTCCAAACACTTATCCTAAAAAATGGAGAACAAAACCATCTTCTAAAGAATAA
- a CDS encoding DM13 domain-containing protein, translating into MNKYLIPIIAIAIVGSVSAFAISPYFTESSIDEALPTGAVVQPMMEETMMEKMTPVSYSGTFIGVGDGIHDAQGDAYTIPLEDGSDVLRLENFQSTNGPDLYVYLATDDDASEFINLGELKANKGNQNYEIPDDADLTKYNKVLIWCQAFSVLFGSAELS; encoded by the coding sequence ATGAACAAATACCTGATACCGATTATTGCAATTGCAATAGTTGGTTCTGTATCAGCATTTGCAATATCTCCATACTTTACAGAATCTAGTATTGATGAGGCATTACCTACTGGTGCAGTTGTTCAACCTATGATGGAAGAAACCATGATGGAGAAAATGACTCCTGTTTCTTATTCAGGAACTTTTATCGGTGTTGGTGATGGAATTCATGACGCCCAAGGTGATGCATATACTATTCCACTTGAGGATGGTAGTGATGTCTTGCGATTAGAAAATTTCCAATCAACTAATGGCCCTGACTTGTATGTCTATTTGGCAACTGATGATGATGCTTCTGAATTTATCAATCTAGGTGAACTCAAAGCAAACAAGGGAAATCAAAATTACGAAATCCCAGATGATGCTGATTTGACCAAATACAACAAGGTGTTGATTTGGTGTCAAGCATTTAGCGTATTGTTTGGTAGTGCTGAACTATCATAA
- a CDS encoding NAD(P)/FAD-dependent oxidoreductase, producing MAKNFDVVIIGGGILGTSISYFLSHLNKSKKVAVIEQAKNVAFHTSGRNTGKVHAPYLYNPEKKKLFANAAFHGFDMWEEYSKLHNLPFKKDGVIEVALDKKGIKVLEKYLKWAKQNGLEEKDIELMDKSEIKKIEPEIKCEAALYVYRDGSADYSTYTESLMKDSKENGTAFLLDTKVTETKRENGKWKITLNEEDEIFTEFLINAAGGEAVDIAHDVGVATELTDVHFRGEYWKAPKQYNNLTKTSIYSVPEFPDYPFLDPHWIIRVDGNCEIGPNAVPVFSPYGYNKAENIKEFVPKMLEMLGSGARKAIFDKQFQELAMNEIQSSMSKSTMVERVRRFLPKIDAEKITEKGTAGIRSSIINEKGKFEPDVILLDDESSFHILNYNSPGATGALPFAAHVVNHLHNSGLLLSETTDGQCGPWKFSEIIEKIEKK from the coding sequence TTGGCAAAGAATTTTGATGTTGTAATTATTGGTGGAGGCATTCTTGGCACATCCATCTCATATTTTCTATCACATCTAAACAAATCAAAAAAAGTAGCAGTTATTGAGCAAGCCAAAAATGTTGCTTTTCACACTAGTGGTAGAAACACAGGTAAAGTACATGCTCCCTATCTATACAATCCTGAAAAGAAAAAGCTGTTTGCAAATGCTGCATTTCATGGATTTGACATGTGGGAAGAATATTCCAAATTACACAACTTGCCATTCAAAAAAGACGGAGTAATAGAAGTTGCACTAGACAAAAAAGGAATCAAAGTTCTTGAGAAATATCTCAAATGGGCAAAACAAAACGGATTGGAAGAAAAAGACATTGAATTGATGGACAAATCAGAGATTAAAAAAATAGAACCAGAGATAAAATGCGAAGCCGCATTATACGTTTACAGAGACGGCTCAGCTGATTATTCCACATATACAGAATCATTAATGAAAGATAGTAAAGAAAACGGAACAGCATTTCTTTTAGATACCAAAGTTACAGAAACAAAAAGAGAAAATGGAAAATGGAAAATAACATTAAATGAAGAGGATGAAATTTTTACAGAATTTTTGATCAATGCTGCAGGTGGAGAGGCAGTAGACATTGCACATGATGTAGGAGTTGCAACAGAACTAACCGATGTTCATTTTAGAGGGGAATATTGGAAGGCACCAAAACAATACAATAACCTAACAAAAACTAGCATCTATTCAGTACCAGAGTTTCCAGACTATCCATTCTTGGATCCACATTGGATAATTCGAGTTGATGGAAATTGTGAGATAGGACCAAATGCAGTACCTGTCTTTAGCCCATACGGGTATAACAAAGCTGAAAACATCAAGGAATTTGTCCCAAAAATGTTAGAGATGCTGGGGTCTGGTGCACGAAAGGCAATCTTTGACAAACAATTCCAAGAGCTTGCAATGAATGAGATACAATCATCAATGTCAAAATCAACAATGGTTGAAAGAGTAAGAAGATTTTTGCCGAAGATTGATGCAGAAAAGATTACAGAGAAAGGAACAGCAGGTATTCGCTCATCAATAATTAATGAGAAAGGAAAATTTGAACCAGATGTGATTTTGCTTGATGACGAGTCATCATTTCACATCCTAAACTATAACTCACCTGGAGCAACTGGAGCATTACCATTTGCAGCACATGTTGTGAACCATTTACATAATTCAGGGCTATTACTAAGTGAAACCACTGATGGACAGTGTGGACCATGGAAATTCTCTGAAATCATAGAAAAAATAGAAAAAAAGTAG
- a CDS encoding ChuX/HutX family heme-like substrate-binding protein has product MLFELLSDIVKIENILFVVKSGGATSEVRSPLSIRQREKWITLGENDDPAHMHIDSELINYAEFVQEEKPERTSFSVRFYNKDNQRVLAAFFTKMYDDSKTLIPERKKIYEQLNEKFSSKINF; this is encoded by the coding sequence TTGCTTTTTGAGTTATTATCTGATATTGTAAAAATTGAGAATATCTTGTTTGTTGTAAAAAGCGGTGGCGCAACAAGTGAGGTTAGAAGTCCTCTTAGTATTCGACAAAGAGAAAAGTGGATTACACTTGGTGAAAATGATGATCCCGCTCATATGCATATTGATTCAGAACTAATTAATTATGCAGAATTTGTACAAGAAGAAAAACCCGAACGTACAAGTTTTAGTGTTAGATTTTACAATAAAGATAACCAAAGAGTGTTGGCAGCCTTTTTTACAAAGATGTATGATGATTCTAAAACATTAATTCCTGAACGAAAAAAAATTTATGAACAACTAAACGAAAAGTTTTCTTCTAAAATTAATTTTTAA
- a CDS encoding 2-hydroxyacid dehydrogenase, whose amino-acid sequence MRKKVFLTRTLHDFALKELKKKYQIEVHKGKIPVPQSKLRSKIKDVDGLICFPYDIINKETIDLAENLKVISTYSVGFDHIDTKYAKGKKIRVGYTPEVLTDATADLAFSLLLDSLRRVSEGDRIIRDGKWKMIYGAHDYVGVDLQGKTIGILGLGRIGQTLAKRAKAFDMDIIYHNRNRLSKTKERTLDAKYVSFERLISQSDVISIHVPHTKETDKMFNMKIFKKMKNTAFLINTSRGKVVNEKDLVTALKKKIIAGAGLDVFEQEPISKNHPLTKLQNVVLAPHIGSSTKETRAKMAEITVRNLNLGMNGKKPIYSVGY is encoded by the coding sequence ATGAGAAAGAAAGTGTTTCTAACAAGAACACTTCACGATTTTGCTTTAAAGGAATTAAAGAAAAAATATCAAATTGAAGTACATAAAGGAAAGATTCCAGTTCCTCAATCAAAGTTACGATCAAAAATTAAAGATGTAGATGGATTGATCTGTTTTCCATATGACATAATCAATAAAGAAACAATAGATTTGGCAGAGAATCTCAAAGTCATCAGTACATACAGCGTAGGTTTTGATCATATTGATACAAAATATGCAAAAGGAAAAAAGATCAGAGTGGGATACACTCCCGAAGTATTAACTGATGCAACAGCGGATTTGGCTTTTTCACTATTACTTGATTCATTAAGAAGGGTTTCAGAGGGAGACAGAATAATCAGAGATGGAAAATGGAAAATGATCTATGGAGCACATGACTATGTAGGAGTTGACCTACAAGGAAAAACTATAGGAATTTTAGGATTAGGAAGAATTGGACAAACACTTGCAAAGAGAGCTAAAGCATTTGATATGGATATAATTTATCACAATAGAAATCGTCTATCAAAGACTAAAGAGAGAACATTGGATGCAAAATACGTCTCATTTGAGAGGTTAATTTCTCAAAGTGATGTCATTTCAATCCACGTTCCACATACAAAAGAGACTGACAAGATGTTTAACATGAAAATCTTCAAAAAAATGAAAAACACTGCATTTTTGATAAATACATCAAGAGGCAAAGTGGTAAATGAAAAAGACTTGGTTACTGCATTAAAAAAGAAAATTATTGCAGGAGCAGGACTAGATGTCTTTGAACAAGAACCAATAAGCAAGAACCATCCACTGACAAAATTGCAAAATGTGGTACTGGCACCACACATAGGGAGTTCGACTAAGGAGACCAGAGCCAAAATGGCAGAAATTACTGTAAGAAATCTCAATCTAGGAATGAATGGAAAAAAACCGATCTACTCAGTAGGATATTGA
- a CDS encoding 2-oxoacid:ferredoxin oxidoreductase subunit alpha has protein sequence MSSTDFTWLIGGPQGSGVESGANIFSRVCAEMGYQVFGKREFYSNIKGEHSYFAVRISDEKIHSNVNDVTLMASFDAETIFRHYDEVVSDGGIIYDADLDDVTTDRVHTLDAPFRERLHKKLESKNKPFSIAGVLEIAKENGVKLYPVSFKSILETLAEETENPRLKGLVRMFNVIGVSLSLGLVKMPPDSLQKTIGTIFSKKQEIAKINQQTANYSYNYATAKFEDFHHTLTGIQKESGTLLVQGFQGTALGKMACGCRVQPYYPITPASDESVFLESNEILEIIDDRPGSTAVIQTEDEICAMGMTIGSALTGTRSATCTSGPGFALMTEMLGWAGINEVPVVITNYQRSGPSTGLPTRHGQDDLLFSVFAGHGDFPKIVYASGDVEESFYDTGNVFNYADIFQVPVIHLMDKFIASSVVTCTRFDPSKITINRGKLLDKVEGEYERFAFTEDGVSPRSKLGLDNGIFWDTGDESDEKGHITEDPVLRVKMMDKRMSRLDLILKEIPEAEKAVSFGVEDFTVITWGSSKGPIIDAIEMLKKDGISIGLVQIKLLHPFPGDYVASLLKDAKTIIDVEANHSAQLGKLFKQNVQRDIDYSILKYTGRAMTSTEVYDSLKKIVENKAEKREVLMHGA, from the coding sequence ATGAGTTCTACTGATTTTACTTGGCTAATTGGAGGTCCTCAAGGTAGTGGCGTCGAATCTGGTGCTAATATTTTCTCTAGAGTTTGTGCTGAGATGGGGTATCAGGTATTTGGGAAGAGAGAATTCTACTCAAACATCAAAGGAGAACACAGCTACTTTGCAGTAAGAATATCTGATGAAAAAATCCATTCAAATGTAAATGATGTAACATTGATGGCATCATTTGATGCTGAAACTATCTTTCGTCATTATGATGAAGTAGTTTCTGATGGTGGGATAATTTATGATGCAGATCTTGATGATGTTACTACTGATAGAGTACATACACTAGATGCACCATTTAGAGAACGACTACATAAGAAACTAGAATCAAAGAATAAACCATTTTCCATCGCAGGTGTTTTGGAAATTGCAAAAGAAAACGGTGTGAAATTATATCCTGTATCATTCAAATCCATTCTTGAAACACTTGCAGAAGAAACTGAAAATCCTCGTCTCAAGGGATTAGTTAGAATGTTTAATGTCATTGGTGTTTCTTTGTCTTTGGGTCTAGTCAAGATGCCTCCTGACTCTTTACAAAAAACAATCGGAACAATTTTTTCAAAGAAACAAGAGATTGCAAAAATTAATCAACAAACTGCAAACTATTCTTACAATTATGCAACTGCAAAATTTGAAGATTTTCATCATACATTAACTGGAATTCAAAAAGAATCTGGAACTCTTTTGGTTCAAGGATTCCAAGGAACTGCATTAGGAAAGATGGCATGTGGTTGTCGAGTACAACCTTACTATCCAATTACTCCAGCTTCAGATGAATCTGTATTTTTAGAATCAAATGAAATTTTGGAAATAATTGATGACCGTCCTGGTTCTACAGCAGTAATTCAAACTGAAGATGAGATTTGTGCAATGGGTATGACTATAGGAAGTGCATTAACTGGAACACGTTCTGCAACGTGTACTTCTGGTCCTGGATTTGCTCTGATGACTGAAATGCTAGGCTGGGCAGGCATAAATGAGGTGCCTGTTGTAATCACCAACTATCAAAGAAGTGGTCCTTCAACTGGTCTGCCAACAAGACACGGCCAAGATGATTTACTATTTTCTGTATTTGCAGGACATGGAGATTTCCCAAAAATTGTTTATGCTTCAGGTGATGTCGAGGAGAGCTTCTATGACACTGGAAACGTTTTCAATTATGCTGATATTTTTCAAGTTCCAGTAATTCATTTGATGGATAAATTCATTGCAAGTTCTGTTGTTACTTGTACAAGATTTGATCCTTCTAAAATTACAATTAATCGAGGAAAACTCTTAGACAAAGTTGAAGGTGAATACGAAAGATTTGCATTTACTGAAGATGGTGTATCTCCTCGTTCTAAATTAGGACTCGACAACGGAATATTTTGGGACACTGGTGATGAATCTGATGAAAAAGGCCACATCACAGAAGATCCAGTATTGCGTGTTAAGATGATGGATAAGAGAATGTCCCGTCTTGATTTGATTCTAAAAGAAATTCCAGAAGCAGAAAAGGCAGTGTCTTTTGGTGTTGAAGACTTTACTGTAATCACATGGGGTTCTTCAAAAGGACCAATCATTGATGCAATTGAAATGCTCAAAAAAGACGGAATATCTATTGGCCTTGTACAGATTAAACTCTTACATCCATTTCCTGGTGATTATGTTGCTTCTTTACTAAAAGATGCAAAAACAATCATTGATGTTGAAGCAAATCATTCAGCACAACTAGGAAAATTATTCAAACAAAATGTACAAAGAGATATTGACTATTCTATCTTAAAATACACTGGAAGAGCAATGACTAGTACTGAAGTTTATGATTCACTTAAGAAAATTGTTGAAAACAAGGCTGAGAAGAGGGAGGTTTTGATGCATGGCGCTTAA
- a CDS encoding 2-oxoacid:ferredoxin oxidoreductase subunit beta: protein MALKMADFKTDVHNDWCPGCGDFGIVNAIQMALAEMGVERDKTAIFSGIGCSGKTSHYINTYGVHTLHGRVLTFAQGAKIANPEMTIVAVGGDGDGLGIGAGHFVAAGRRNVNMTYIIFDNGVYGLTKGQASPTLKLGEQTKSLPSPNTNYNVNPIGLAVASGFTFVARGYSYDVRHLKDLIIQAVNHKGLSFLDVLQPCPTYNDLNTRDWYAGTDLMDEAQKRHSRIYKLEEHGYDPEVHYNEEAEVNERLSQALIKSLEWGNKIPIGVFYKNEIITPYTTRLKDKIPNYLENPPAKQNISKNGISNTNISHILDSLEV from the coding sequence ATGGCGCTTAAGATGGCAGATTTCAAAACAGATGTCCACAATGACTGGTGTCCTGGATGTGGTGATTTTGGAATTGTAAATGCTATTCAGATGGCTCTTGCTGAAATGGGCGTAGAGCGAGACAAGACTGCAATATTTTCTGGAATTGGTTGTTCTGGAAAAACATCTCACTACATCAATACTTATGGTGTCCATACTCTTCATGGCAGAGTTCTGACATTTGCACAAGGTGCAAAGATTGCAAATCCTGAGATGACTATAGTTGCAGTTGGCGGTGATGGTGATGGTCTAGGAATTGGTGCAGGTCATTTTGTTGCAGCAGGAAGACGTAATGTAAACATGACATACATCATATTTGATAATGGAGTTTATGGATTAACAAAGGGACAAGCATCTCCAACCCTAAAACTTGGTGAGCAAACAAAATCCCTCCCATCCCCAAACACCAACTACAATGTTAATCCAATCGGATTAGCTGTTGCAAGTGGATTTACATTTGTTGCACGTGGATACTCTTACGATGTTAGACATCTCAAAGATTTGATTATTCAAGCAGTAAATCACAAGGGATTGTCATTTTTGGATGTTTTACAACCATGTCCAACATACAACGATCTTAACACTAGAGATTGGTATGCTGGAACTGATTTAATGGACGAAGCTCAAAAGAGGCATTCAAGAATTTACAAACTCGAAGAACACGGTTATGATCCTGAAGTCCATTACAATGAAGAAGCAGAAGTCAATGAAAGGCTCTCTCAAGCTCTAATCAAATCTCTTGAATGGGGAAACAAGATTCCAATTGGAGTATTTTACAAAAATGAAATCATTACTCCTTATACCACTAGATTAAAAGATAAGATTCCAAATTATCTGGAAAACCCCCCCGCAAAACAAAATATCTCAAAAAATGGAATCTCTAATACTAATATTTCACACATCTTGGACTCACTTGAAGTTTAG
- a CDS encoding coenzyme F420-0:L-glutamate ligase: MQLTVLPLLADRMDEKFDVFEVFLKTLEKNETKLEDGDVIVISTKYISNSQGRIVDIENIQISKEGLDVSKKYQLKPEIAEVVIRESDKIFGGIAGFVITSSDNIMAPNAGIDKSNAKKGKVILYPDNPYLVAEQLRRKIFLKMLIHVGVILVDSRLMPARIGTSGVAIACAGIEPVLDMRSKKDLDGNPLKVTFQAVVDNLATIANHKMGEGAESKPFAIVRNSGATLTDRKISSFEMAIDPDQCVYVRGLSNPPKNQ, translated from the coding sequence GTGCAATTAACCGTTTTACCACTTTTAGCAGATAGAATGGATGAAAAATTTGATGTTTTTGAGGTATTTTTGAAGACACTTGAAAAAAATGAGACAAAACTAGAAGATGGTGATGTTATAGTGATTTCAACAAAATACATCTCAAACTCCCAGGGAAGAATTGTGGATATTGAAAATATTCAAATCTCCAAAGAGGGACTAGATGTTTCAAAAAAATATCAGTTAAAACCAGAGATTGCTGAAGTCGTAATTAGAGAATCAGATAAAATTTTTGGAGGAATAGCAGGATTTGTTATCACATCATCAGATAACATCATGGCACCTAATGCCGGAATCGACAAATCAAATGCAAAAAAAGGTAAAGTCATTTTGTATCCAGATAACCCTTACTTGGTAGCAGAACAACTGCGAAGAAAGATATTTTTGAAAATGTTAATTCATGTTGGAGTTATCCTAGTTGATAGTAGGTTAATGCCTGCAAGAATTGGAACATCAGGTGTTGCAATTGCATGTGCAGGAATTGAGCCAGTATTAGATATGAGGTCAAAAAAAGATCTTGATGGCAATCCACTCAAAGTAACATTTCAAGCAGTTGTAGATAATTTGGCTACAATTGCAAATCACAAGATGGGTGAAGGCGCAGAGTCAAAACCATTTGCAATAGTTAGAAACTCTGGGGCAACTCTTACAGATAGAAAAATCAGTTCTTTTGAGATGGCAATAGATCCAGATCAATGCGTGTATGTTAGAGGTCTATCAAATCCACCAAAAAATCAGTAA